The sequence aACAGGTGCCCTGGGAGGGCTggagagcctgctgtcatcccaGGACCTGGAAGAGTTCGTGCAGACACTCCCAGGCTTCCTCCTGGCGTTCACCGGCGAAGGGAAGCTGATCTACGTCTCGGAGAACGTAGCAGAGCACCTGGGACATTCGATGGTAAGGGCTCAGTCGGCGAGCCGGTGGCTGGGTTATCCACACACCGACGCTTCCGCTCCTGTACATACTACAgagttgggggagagaggggatgtgtatggggatggatggataggtagGGGGATGCATGTGGAGATAGATCGATCGATAGATAGATATGGGGATGGATAGGTAGGGGGATGCATGTGGAGATAGATCGATCGATAGATAGATATGGGGATGGATAGGTAGAGGGATGCatgtggagatagatagatagatagatagatagatagatagatagatagatagatagatagatagatagatagatagatagatagatagatatggggATGGATAGGTAAAGGGATGCatgtggagatagatagatagatagatagatagatagatagatagatagatagatagatatggggATGGATAGGTAGAGGGATGCatgtggagatagatagatagatagatagatagatagatagatagatagatagatagatagatagatagatagatagatagatagatagatagatagatagatatggggATGGATAGGTAGAGGGATGCatgtggagatagatagatagatagatagatagatagatagatagatagatagatagatagatagatagatagatagatagatatggggATGGATAGGTACAGGGATGACTATTTCTAGAGTTAACCAGTGAGGATCTCACTGTGTATTTCCCCTGTGCTTGTTGTTAAGCAGTGTTTCTAACACAGACACTGATAGATTGTGGAGCTGTGGAGCATAAATACACAGCTTCCTGCCAAACGCCGATCTGTGTTATATGACCACATAGAAATCCTGTGGGTTTTGCCAACCCTTGTGCTTCAGCTCCGAGCAGCCTGTTCCTTGTGTTGCATGGCAGTGTGCGCTAACATCTCTCCATTACCTCACCCCCCAGGTGGACCTGGTAGCCCAAGGAGACAGTATTTACGACATCATTGACCCCACCGACCACTTTGTGATGAGAAATCAGCTGGCGCTGCCCTCCCCGACTGATACAGGTGGGTCCCTGTGTGATTGGGGCTTGCGTTGAAATTATTCTGCATGCGATGCCACTTGGGAAGAGCATGAAAACTGAGAAAGAGCAGAGCGGAGGATCTGAGCGGCCGGCCAAGGAGGGACAGAGGGTAGAGACATCCATGCAGAGTATGCAAATAGACATAGAAATGAGAGAGAGCGCAGCCACTATGGAAATCTGAGAGGGGGAGATGGATGGGTGGCTAGATGGGTGGACGGGTTTATATAAGGCTGGGTGGATAGCTAGAGATGGGCATGTGAGGATAGATTCATTCCTGTACTAATCTAATATTCCTGGAGTTGACACTCCCCAGTGCATTAAGTTCTTCTGTGAGCTCCCTCCCCACGTGCCCAGACTCCCTACGTTTGCCCCACACACTCACCATCTTCTCCCCTTGCTGATTTCCAGACCGCTTGTTCCGGTGCCATTTCAACACCTCCAAGACCGTGCGGCGCCAGAGCGCGGGGAACAAGCTGGTGCTAATCCGAGGCCGCTTCCACCAGCCACCGTCCGGCTCCTACTGGTCCACCAACCCCGTCTTCATGGCCTTCTGCACCCCGCTAGAGCCCAAGCCACGGCTCAGCCACAATTCACTCTTCCTGGCCTCCTTCGAGAGCCGCCACACCAAGGACCTGGCCATCCTGGacatctcagagaggtgagggGGGGCTCAGCCTTCAgcacagggggaggagggaccttctggcatttcctgatttAGGGCATAAGGAGTTGTGTGAAGGGGTTAGGAAGAAAATCAGGGGTGGTTACCCATCTCAGCAGGGTGCCTTGAACCCTGCTCTGGACAGCTGTAAAATATGGGGTACCGGGACAGATGGGCCCCTGAGCTGAGTTTATAAACCAAACCCTGATCCAGGTCAGGGGCCCTGATCATGTCAGGAGCTCCACAGACGCAGAatgagagacaatccctgcttCGTCTGTTCAAAGCGCAGGGGGGGGAACCGAGGCAGCAAGAGTGGGAAGGACTGGCTCAAGtggagtggcagagctgggaggagaaccaggagtcctggctccatcTCTAACCCACTTGACCCAACTCCCTTCCCAGTGCCAGGAGTAGAAGCCAGATGTTCTGagtcccagctctgtgctgctCTGTGGGTCGTTCTCCGCTCCTCGTGAGTGCTCAATGGTCTCCTTTGCTTGGCTCCCCTGCAGTGTGATCTTCCATCTGGGCTTTGAGAAGAGTGAGCTCCTATGCCGGTCGTGGTACAGCCTGATGCACCCAGAGGACCTGAGCCACGCCTCAGCCCAGCACTGCCGCCTGTGTGAGTATCCCCTCCTCTCCGCCCCGAGCGactgagggctgggctgggctcctgaGGATCCGTGACACTAACCCCctgccctcttcctccccctgcagTGGGCGATGCTGGTGAGCCACAGGTGGAAATGGTCGTCCGACTCCAGACCAAGAATGGTGTCAGCTGGGTTTGGATCTACTCCCTGGCACGCATGGAGAGCGCTGAGATCCCCGTCACCTGCCACAACTACATCATCAGGTAACTACATGCAGCCAGCCTCTTCCTGGGTTACAGGGCCCCAAGCCAGACTGAGGGTCCTGGGCACTCAGCAGCTTTTGGgtttgggctagaacccaggagcccgaGGCAGGGTCAGGGACCCCATCGGGCCGGGTGTTACATAGCCCCTGACAGAGATCAGACCCAGCacgagagacggtccctgccccaaagagctcgcaGTCTAAATAGACTGATGGTGTGAAGGGGCCTGCCCAAGGTCAGgggctaggaatagaacccaggcgtcctgactccttGTCCAGAGCCTGGTCTGTGTGTCGTGGTGCAACAGGCGGGTGTATTGGAGAGCCccgagctgggggcggggggggtcactCCTGCCAGCTCCAGCACTAACCCTGCCTCCCTTTGCTCGCTAGTGACTCGGAAGCCTGGTGCCTGCGTCAGCAGCTGGCCTCGGAGGAGCCGCAGGTGGCCTACGTGCTAAGCGCCGCGCCGCCCTACTCCGAGGGGCTGCTGTCCCCGGCGCAGCTCTCCAGCCCCGACCAGGTCTTCACGCCCCTGTCCGGCACACCCACCGGTGCCGCCCCGGTGCCCTCCTTCGATTTCGCCAGCCTGGAGTATGCAGAGGGCACCAGCCTGAGCCACGAGGGAGCATCGATGGCCATGGAGCTGGGCAATCTCTCCTCCATGGAGGAGGCCTCCAGCTCCACCCAGGGCCAGCCAGGCAAAGACACCGAGTTCAGCTACGTGTTCTTCCCCACTGCCTACGAGCCGGCCTTCCGGAGGGACAACCCAGGTGGCTCCGCCAAGGACTTTGTCTGCACGCCTCCCTACACGCCCCACCAGGGCTGCACCTTCATGTtcgggacccaggagtcctaccCTCCCACCAcagccacctcccctcccaccaccacttcCTCCGAGCTCCTCTACCCTCCGGAGAACTGCAGTGCTCTCTATGAGAAGTTGCCGCCCACTCCTGACAGCCCCGGTAATGGGGATTGCACCGTCATGACGCTGCCGGAGGTCAGAGCCCCCCTCTATATTGATGTGCCCATGGTGCCCGAGGGGGTGCTCACCCCGGAGGCCTCGCCCATCAAACAGACCTTCTTCAGATATTCtgaaaaagaaaagactgagattGACCTGCTGGCCAGGCACATCAGCAGCTTGGCTGAAGACTTCAGCTCCTTCCAGTCCACGGAGCTCTCCCTCCAGGCAAAGCAAGGCCAGGTCACccgcagctcctccctgccggccggcatgcccagcccctgcctggacTTCCAGCCCCTCAAGAGCTGGAGGAGCATTGActtctccttcctttcctgcCCCGAGGAGAGCCTCCTGGAAGAGGACACCGTGGAGAACCTTCTCCAGGACCTGTCCACCTCTCTGTTCGAGAAGAGTGGCGCCGGTGTCCggtgccccctccaccaccacttcTGTGGTGGGAACGTCAGTAGTCCACTAAGCTTGGACGCCGAAGAGAGCGGCAGTGGGACCTTGGCTCCCTCGCCCTCCACGGACCTGTCTCCAGAAGAGCAGTGCTTTCTGGAAGAACTGGCCTCCTATGAAACAGTCTTTGAGACATGTGCCTCAAGGTCGCCCTGTGATGGGTTAGATGAGTTGTATCAACTCCAGAGCCACCTGCAAGACAGCTTCCATGAAGGTAAGGGGCAGAGGCCGTGCCAGCTGGGGGGAGGTCAGTGCAGGAACTCAGGCTGCATGGATATGGACTGTAGGGATCCCCTGTTGGCCACCCATTTGCCCCCACCATGGGGTACATCAATctttcgggggagggaggggcaacccTGCACTGCAGCACATCTGCCACCAGTTAAGGCAcatgcatgctgccccctgccctccaaaaTGTAGCCTGTCCCTCCCCGGTTACGCTTGCCACAGCTCCAGTTAGGCTGGGTGGCCATTTCCAAAGCTGCTGCCAGGGCACTATGTAAGGCAGGGGGCCCCGTCACGCCAGGCACTGCACCAACCTTAACCGAGATCAGGGTCTCCGTCAccctgggcactgcacagacacagtccctgtcccaacctCTAGACATAGGCAGGATTatcctccccattttacagatggaaactgaggcccagaaagaGTCAGTGACTTGTCCAGTGTCACATGGGGAGGCAGCAgtggagctgggaactgaacccaggtgtcctgagcacCAGCCTGTAGCATTCACCTCAAGGCCAGCATTGCAACATGGTGCTTCCACTTGGGGATAGCACATGAGCAACTGGCAAGGGATTGAGCGAGTGAGGGGCTGACTCTAGTGGGTTACAgcagaagggctgggagccaggactcctgggttctaccccagcTCGGAGGGGACTAGCCGttagagcaggaggctgggagccaggactccgggtgTATCCCAGctcaggaggggagtgggatctagtgggttgGAGCAGGGAAGCTAGGAGCCAAGActtttgggttctgttcccagtatTGAGTGAAcatggactagtggttagagtataggatcaggactcttgggttctactcCTGACCCTAGCACGCTACATGTGCGagtttccccctctgtgaaaGTAGGAGAGAATAACCTCTCCcaggtatcagagtagcagccgtgttagtctgtatccccaaaaagaagaacaggagtacttgtggcaccttagagactaacaaatttattagagcataagctttcgtggactgcatccgaagaagtgggctgtagtccacgaaagcttatgctctaataaatttgttagtctctaaggtgccacaagtactcctgttcttctctcccAGGTAGCTATCCTGGAAGGAAACTTGTGGAGCAGGTCGCCCTCTAGTGGAGATCCATGAGGAGGCTGGTCCTGGCTCCGTCAGGCCTGACAGCGGTTGGGGGGAGCATATTCTGTCTTTGTGGTGGGAGCTGGCTGGGATGCCCCACGTGCCCTCTAACCCCTCGCCCCCTTTGCTTTGTGTCTCCCTACAGATGGAAGCGAAAGTGACCCTTCGTTCTGAAATAAGTCTGTGACTTACTTCACCAAGTATGGCATATTGTCATATTTTGAGGAGCTTCTTCCACCTATACTCGAGCTGAGACCTGACTCCGTGCACATCCGGAGGGGGCGCCAGGCTGGGCGTCCCTGGGGTGAGCTTTGGGCGAAGAACTAGCATTTTtataacccccccaaaaaagaccaCCATCGTGCTGTCGAAGCTAGAGTTGCCAACCAGAGCTCTTGAAAGGACCATTGTACGTGGCTTTACACATAGAACTGTATTCACTCGTAGTGAGTATATGTATGTAATTTAATAAGAAATACTACGGTCGCCTCTCCCCAAGGCCTGTGCCCCCACGTGCATTCAACCCAGCGTTGGAACAAGGCACGGGGGTGCCTGGCTTTGGCCTCCCCACCCCTCTGGACCCCTAGAGAATGGTGGGCGTAGGTGGTATCTAACCTACCGCAGTAAGGGCCCATGGCTGTTCAGGCATTTTTTGGCAATTGCATTTCTGTTCCTGACTCAAAAAAAAATCCCTAGATTCAACTGGCCCAGCTCTGATTTTTCTCAGAGCTGCCTGGGCAAAATACAGTGTTTGTGGCTACGTCCATTTCACCATGAGGCTTCTGCTGGGATTCTAGGCTGGGACTGTCAAAGCTGGCTTGAGCACAGGCTCTTGCACAGGGGCAGCTGAACAATGAATAAAAGGCAAATGTTTAAGTGGGGAGGGTGACTGACAAATGGCCTGGGGATGTGATGGACTCTCCATCATGTGGGCTGTAAACCCAGATTGGGTGACTCTCTCTAGCCTGACTGGACTCAGTGCTTGGGTAATGGGGTGACATTCTCCAGCCTGTGTTATCCATGTCAGACAGGATCTGAGCCTAAGAAGTCATTACCCGAAGGGACTGACATTCCAGCCCCTGGTCCAGCTTTGAGACTCTCAGCCTTGAGTGAGATCGTTGTTCAGCAGGAGTCATTTTAAttgttgtttcattttgaaatgtcaccCATGAATGTTAACTCACCCTGTCTGGAATAATCCCCGCAAGCATCAGAGCTTAACATTGTCACCAGAGTGAGCTACTCGGAATGATTCCTGGCACCAgaaacacccctctcccccacctgggGTGGGCGGGGCGGGGTGAAATATACCAATGTAGAACAGAAATGTttatagatataaatatatatagatctttaattttttttaaaaacacaagaatgatttTCTAACTTCTCCAAAGTGGGATCCTGAGTTGGGCGCAGTCTCCGTGCCATGACAGGGATATACTGTGAGACATCAGGATCCCTGGGGGGtttcccccctttcctttctttttggggtgttgataaaaaaataaacaaatgttaaGATGTGACGCCCAGAAAGGCGCCATTGTCGCTAACCGTAGAGTTGTCTACGCTCAAGTATCAGGATTGAATCCTCTAACTCTTTACCAATTCGCACATTGCCGAAATGTGGAGTATTGTAAGACACATGTATATTTGTAAAGGAAAACGacaggatttctttttttaaaacaaaaaagatcaTTGTGTCCATCGCTGTACATATAtctctatattatatatatggaTCATTGTGCACCAGGTCATGGACAACGTGGAGTCGTTCTTCGGTGTGTGTCGCTGTGAGTGCATTTGTAATGCCAAAATCTTTGTAATAAAACTGAAATTAACAAAAATGATGTGGGGCATTTCTTAAGCTATCTCCTCGGGAGAGGGTTAGTAATTGTATTGTTGGGCTGCATTTGAGGTCGGtggcccccattgtgccaggagcTACACAGACACCCACCAAGACTGGAGATCCTATTGCACCAGGCTCTGGAcagaccccgactgagatcagggccctactGGGCCAGATGCCCCACAAACTGAGCCCAGAGCTCCCATGGTGCTGCTCATTGCACAGATCCTGAGATCGGGGCCCGTATTGTGCCAGGTATCCCCATATCCTGTGAGCCTGAGCGAGGATTCCCTGGGTCTCTGCTACAGGGCATGGCATGGTGGTGACCAAGACCTCCTCGCCCTTCCCCCATCTTAGCAgcactgctgccccctgcagggtGAAACTAGACCTGTTCTGCTGTGCATCAGCCCCCATGTCAGCAGCACCAAGGGCAGGGTGGCCTAGTGCCAGGTTAGTGAGTTAGAGCCCCCACCCTCAGCACATAGATTAGGTGGGGGATTGCTAACCTGTGGCTGTGGTGATACAGCTACCTCTGGAGTGGAGCACAAGTGCCGTTTATATCGGGATTCCCTCATCTGGCACTGAGATGTAGCTGctcctgggatgggggtgggggctgattatacagggatccctcgccCAGTGCTGAAATGCGGCTGCCTCTAGAGTGGGGTGTGGGAGCTGTTTCTATAGGAACCCCTCGCACAGCAcccagatgcagctgcctctggggtggagtgcggGAGCTGTATAACAAGCCAAGTGGATGTGGGGAAAACAGTAGACACGCTATATCTGACCATTAGTAAAGAGTTAGTCCCCACtggcattctcataagcaaactagggaaataggGTCTAGATGAGATTCCTATCAGGCAggtgtacaactggttgaaagaccatactcaaagggTAGTTCTTGATGGTTTCCCTGTCAGACTGCAAGGCAATATCAAGTAGGATCCCACCGGGGTCTGTCTTGGgtttggtactattcaatattgtAATTAACGACTTGGCTGCtgaagtggagagtatgcttataaaagttGCTGGGAGGGGCTGCCCGCACTGCAAGGCCAAGATTAGAAGTCAGAATGATCTTGAGAcgttggagaattggtctgaaatcaacaagatgaaatccaATAAAGGCAAGTCCAAAGTATCGCATGTAGGCAGGAAAAGCAAAGGTACAGATACAACATGGGACTCACCGGCTAATCAGCGGCACTACTGAAAAGGATCAGGGGGTGagaatggatcacaaattaaataagaGCCAACGGTGTGATGCTGTTTAGAAAAAGGCAAATCTTTTTCTGAGATGTTGTCACCAgctgactggcccctttaagaggtAATGGGTCAGCTCCACCTGGGACTCAgacaaccctcctcccctctgtagACACCTGGCAGATAGGTTGTGTGGTTAAAATCAGTCCAGGCCTGTATTTATTATCAAGCGATTGTTTGGTAATGCTCCTCCTAGTGGAAATGGCCCCACAGCTCCTAGATGCTCGGTTATTGGTAGCCTCTAACTGGAAAAAGCAAATTAGCCCAATCACaatgattaagaacataagaatggccatgctgggtcagaccgatgatccatctagcccagtagttcgcaaccaggggtatgtgtacccctgggggtacgcagagttcttccgggggtacataaattcatctagctatttgcctagttttacaacaggctacagaaaaagtaCTAGCAGTACAAATTAAACTTTCCTACAGatagtgacttgtttatactgctctatataccagcatttctcaaattggggtccactgacccctgggggtctgtgaGGGTACTCCAAGGGGTCCGCAGGCCtcgctgatcaattcctcccccttcctcccagtgcctcctgcacaccagggaacagcaggaggtgctgggaggaagggggaggaatgAGGATGGGGCACgctggggaaagggggcagaaagaggcagggaagaggaggggcaggggtggagtgggggcgggaagaggtggggcctggggctgagcggggggcCTTGGGGGTccatgaaaatttttaaatcaaaatgtggggcctcaggttgctaaagtttgagaactgctgctatatactatacactgaaatgtaagtacaatatttatattccacttgattaattttataattctatggtaaaaattagaaagtcagCTGTTTTTCGGTCATAGTGTACTGTGACACTTGtccgattttgtaagcaagtagttttaaaatGAGGTGACACTtgagggtacgcaagacaaatcagattcctgaaaggggtacagtagtctggaaaggttgagatctagcccactatcctgtcttctgacagtggttgatgccagatgcttcagagagaatgaccagaatagggcaattatcaagtgatccatcccccatcccagcttctggcagttggaggtttagggacacctggctatgtccctgaccatcttggctaatagccattgatggacctgtcctccaggaacttatctaaacAACATGGGAGGTTGAGGTTAGGGGGAAATTAACACACCAAATACGTACCAAGAGAACAGATAGATATTTGGTTACTTTTTATTCAATGCTCAGACAAAGTCACCCTCAGCATGCTGGTCCAAATGTTGTGACTCttaacatttgatagacatgCCTGGTCAGTTAAATATGTGTCCATAGAGATTTCACTCCGTTTATCGCTAGAAGGGACATATTCCAGGTGTTGTAGCAAAGCACACTCAATAGTATGGTAACACGCTGTTAAATAGAAAGATCTGATGACTACAATCCCAAACACTATCTCTTAACAAAAGCTaactgttgtaatgattgtttGGTTTCTGATATTTTCATGGCAAGGATTTGTAGGCTTGTTAAAACTTCCTACCTAAATAcacagatagctcagtggtttgagcattggcctactaaacccagggttgtgagttcaatccttgaggaggtcacttagggttctggggcaaaataagtacttggtcctgctaataaaggcagggggctggactcgatgacctttcaaggtcccttccagctctaggagatgggatatctccattaattgctaatttttaaaaaatcagtgcaGGCCTGGAGATAAAAAGGAAGAGTCACTGGAGAGCCCAGGGGCTGCGTGTGGGCGCAGAAACAGACAGCTGGAAAGAGATGTCCCTAGGAGATATCTGCTTGCTTGTGacctctcccagccctgcgggAAAGGACAGGATTAAAAGGGGCCATACAAAGAGGCTGATTgaaggctgcagctggcctgAATGATCAGTCAGATCCCAAGGAGGGCTGTGGGAGCCCAGAAACAAGGCTGGGACCTGAGTGGCACAGGACTAATTTGACATACTGTAAGAAACGAGACCCCTCACAAGGGAACCCCTGTTTAAAACACTCTATGGGAGAGTGGCTTCTGAGCAGAGGTGGGCTGGGGGCAATAGAGGGCAGTGCCTCTCCAAGGCTGTGTTGTGCCCCATGGGTGTGTGTTCGAGGGTGTTGCCCCATCActgatgtattaacaggagtgttgtatgtggGACATGGGCGGGCACTggggaggtctcagctggagaactgtgtccagttgtgggcgCAGCACAGCagaaaagatatggacaaattggagaaagtccagaggagagcaacagaaatgatgacAGAAAACCCGACCTGTGaggcaagtttttttttaaattgggcctGTTTAGTCTAAAGAAAAGATGCCGGACGGGGACTGTTCACCTAGGCTAAGGGCTGCTCtagagaggatggtgatcaattgttctccatggccactgcGGATGGGACAAGTAATCCGCTTACTGAGTTTGCAGAAAGGGAGATTGAGGTTTGACATTTGGGGAAACTTGCTAACCCCAAGGCTAGTTAAGCCCTGGAACAGGTCccccagggaggttgtggcatccccatcactagaggtttttaagacctggctGAACAAACAGATATGAGGAACAGTCAGGGTTCTCTGGAGCCTGCtgcagcgcagggggctggactaccTGACCTCTCATggcctcttccagccctacatcagcttgtgctgggcgctgcacagagcAACCCCCAGCAGAACCTGGGGCCCCATGGGCACAGCACAGAGACAGACCTgaccccaaagagctcacagtctgtatagacaagggggggggggagactgaggcaccgAGTGGGGGAAGGAAATTGCCTGAGGTCACCAATCAGGGGGAGTGGTGGAGCCGGGCAGGGACCCAGTTTCCCAGAGTCCCAGCCGGAGCCTGGGCCACAGGGGGAGCAGTGTGTGACTGGGGAGGGGGCTTGCAGGGGAGTGGGATGTGACTGGAGAAGGAGGGGTCGCGGGGATAGGGGAGTTGTGATTGGAAAAtgcagcctggccccgccccaattGCCATGTTTTGGCGGGAGCGGGAATTTCCAAGCGCAACAACAAGAGAAGGTGAGTGAGCCCCTGGCACTGCCCAGTCCCTGAGACGATCTGTCCGCCTCCCGGGAACAGGGCCTCTCTGTGCACCACGGGCGGCGGCGGGGGTGCCCCGAGCCCCGCCGCAATCCGGGCATGGGGAGCAGCGCCCCAGAGCAGGGACCCCCCTGCGATCCGggcaggggatggaggcagcacccCAGAGCAGGGACCCCCCTGCGATCCGGgcacggggtgggggcagcgcccCAGAACAGGGACCCCCCGCGATCCGGacacggggtgggggcagcgccccagagcagggacctctcccctccccgcgaTCCGAGGACAGTGTTGCTAAACCCGATTTCCTTCCAGTTCAGCTCCCTCCCGCTCTCCCCTAAGCGCAGGTGAGTCGGGACGGGCTGCGTCAGatttaccgggggggggggggggtgctttcGCGCGCAGCGTGACCCTTGGGGACGCGCCTTGGTGGGGCCGGGGCGATCCGCGGGGGAGCGGGACTAGCCCAGGCTAAAACTGCTGAGCCTCGCCCCCCGCTGCTGCGTGTCccgtggggctgctggggggcgggTCAGTGACgccccagccaggccccggcgGGCGGGAAGGGCCGCTGGGGTCCGGACCCTTCTCTAGGGGGCCCCGGGGGCGGAGCGAGGCGAGGCGCCCCGCCGGATGGATGCGCTGCTGGGCTGTTCTTAGCgcagagccgccgccgccgcatGGAGACCGGGCCGCGCTAGCAAGTGAAACCGCATCGGCCTTGTCGGGCCGTGGAGCCTCAGCCCGctgatcccttccctctcccaccccccgggGCGTCCCCGGGCTGGGGGGTCCGGCCGGCCGGCCGCTGGCGGAGCTGGTGCGAAGGGAACAAACCGATTCcgaccccctccccgcccgctaCAATGTCGCTGTCCCCTGCACTGTAGCGATTCCGTTTTCACGTGCGGTTGCACTGGGCAGCCCTGCGGGCAGCTGGAGGACACATTCCCCGCC is a genomic window of Chrysemys picta bellii isolate R12L10 chromosome 7, ASM1138683v2, whole genome shotgun sequence containing:
- the NPAS4 gene encoding neuronal PAS domain-containing protein 4, which produces MYRSTKGASKARRDQINAEIRNLKDLLPIPEGDKVRLSYLHIMSLACIYTRKSIFFAKGALGGLESLLSSQDLEEFVQTLPGFLLAFTGEGKLIYVSENVAEHLGHSMVDLVAQGDSIYDIIDPTDHFVMRNQLALPSPTDTDRLFRCHFNTSKTVRRQSAGNKLVLIRGRFHQPPSGSYWSTNPVFMAFCTPLEPKPRLSHNSLFLASFESRHTKDLAILDISESVIFHLGFEKSELLCRSWYSLMHPEDLSHASAQHCRLLGDAGEPQVEMVVRLQTKNGVSWVWIYSLARMESAEIPVTCHNYIISDSEAWCLRQQLASEEPQVAYVLSAAPPYSEGLLSPAQLSSPDQVFTPLSGTPTGAAPVPSFDFASLEYAEGTSLSHEGASMAMELGNLSSMEEASSSTQGQPGKDTEFSYVFFPTAYEPAFRRDNPGGSAKDFVCTPPYTPHQGCTFMFGTQESYPPTTATSPPTTTSSELLYPPENCSALYEKLPPTPDSPGNGDCTVMTLPEVRAPLYIDVPMVPEGVLTPEASPIKQTFFRYSEKEKTEIDLLARHISSLAEDFSSFQSTELSLQAKQGQVTRSSSLPAGMPSPCLDFQPLKSWRSIDFSFLSCPEESLLEEDTVENLLQDLSTSLFEKSGAGVRCPLHHHFCGGNVSSPLSLDAEESGSGTLAPSPSTDLSPEEQCFLEELASYETVFETCASRSPCDGLDELYQLQSHLQDSFHEDGSESDPSF